The sequence below is a genomic window from Saccopteryx leptura isolate mSacLep1 chromosome 3, mSacLep1_pri_phased_curated, whole genome shotgun sequence.
ACTTTGTAactgttcccatttttttctacCATGGGTCCTttgtctccccttctttcaccCTCTCTCAAtggtcacttctctctctttcaggtACCCAAAATTTAGCACACTATTATCTAGCAGAAGTAGAGCCACCCTTCCTATCACACGCTCTAAATCTTGCTTTTTGTCAACCAGAGCTGGCAGCACACCAAGGGCACAGGCTCACTGAGCAAGTGTTCATACTCATCTCTAGGACACTGTTAAGCACCATTCACTTTCTATTGCCTGgttcaaattaattttaacaaggaGAGTTGAAGAACTTGCAGGTGTTTTTGCAGTTGTACATGCATAGCTTTGCATTGGAAGTGCAGGCATTTCCAGTCAGTTTTAGTTTCaatgtgagttttctttttcagctGATAATTCCATGAAAGTCCTGACCAGGAAAGATGATATATGGGCTCTGACTGTTATTCAGTCTTCCAGACCTTGTGTTTGGTCTCTTGCTTCATTCCTTCTTTGTTTCAACTTTTACCCTGTTCTGACTGTTCCCCCACCACTCACATTCAAAGAAGGGCCAAAATGCACATATCTCTTTACACTCCTGGATATATCCTCATATTCATGCTTCTTGGAACAGCTCTCACTTTTACATATTCATTCCCCCATCCTTGGTCTCAGACTCAGCCTTTCTCAACAGAATCTGCCCTTCTTCCTTGTGGCCTAACCAGGACCTAACCACTCCTGAGTGAGCTCTTTCTGACTGGTCTGCTATCTTTCTAACAGGCTCCCCATCTAGCCcattcaaattaattatttcaacattcctttattatttttacctaCACATTTCCCCCCACTTCTTCTTCCAAACTATAGTCTTCCACATGATTCATTAGAAAATGTTCCTTCTCTTTAATACTTTTAccttgtagattttttacttttccttgctacaatgtcaagagctactgaaaAGATCATATACTagtagaaaatgtaatttttcttgtCAACATATTCTATGGTATAAGATAATTTAGCTTGAAGTAAAAACTGtagtatttactttattttattttaggatatGTGTCTGTTGTACCATTGTACCATTGTACTGACAAGTGTTTTAAATATGTTCCTTTTAGGGCCCAGGCCAAGTAGCATATCATTCTGATAGGcaaatccccagtcaggacacatatagtaatcaataaatgcataaatatgtggaaccataaaatgatgttttgtttttctttctctctctctctctctcttacccttcttcactttaaaatcaattaaaaagtgtTGGAAGAACTAAACACATtgaaaacatggaaaaataatgCTCTGCATTTTGTAAATAGTCatcaaaacatacacacacacacacaaatgtgttgTTAGGGAGACAAGACTAaaggataaaatgagaaagaggagcCACTGAGAATGcgaaagagaagagagggccaTGCAGAGGTAGATGGAGGTTGGGCAGATGAACCAAAAGAATTTTCCTAGATTAAGGCAGGCGATTGTTTCACAGTGCTTTCTGATTTATAAGATGTTACAATAAAAGATTGAGAAAGTAAAATAACCTTTCAAAACTATATGGTGGCTTTTTCAGGGTTGTATAAAGCTGAGATTAGGAAGAACACCTGGAAGCCAgggagataagaaaaaaattctggaaatcAAAGGCTGGCATTGAAATGACAGGCAGAGTGGGAGGGTCAGGCTGTGGGAGGCACAGCTTTTCTCTGATGTGCAACACGGATGAGTCAGAGACTTGTCCCTTGGAAGAGGAAGTCACTATAGAGCACTGAGGAAATAATAAGTTTGCTGAGTTCAGAGATCAAACAGCAGCTCTAGGAGTCAGAACTTTTACCTACCGGTGAAATGCTGCTTTTGCCACTTGTGTTGCTAACAGATCTCATCCCAGGTGCTGACAACAAGCATGGACACAAGCATGGTAAGAGTAACTCTGGTCAAAACTCAGGGTGTGGGAGGTCTGGATGAAAGCATGCTATGCATACCGCTGAGGATCTGGGCCAGCCCTCTTCTATTTTGGAGGCTGAGGATGGAGCAAGAGGCTCTGGCACAGGCAAATGTTtctgccattttgctgttcagactctggtttgtttttgttttttttcctagatatttctggttttcttttcccccacccccattccctgctgcttttctgttgttgttgctgttttcatttttcctatcCTTCCACTACCCACAGCTCTCCAGGGGCCGACTTCTTTCCATGTCATCCAGATATCATCATTTGTCAACAACACCTCTGCACAAAATCAAGGCTCAGGCTGGCTGGAAGATTTGCAGATTTATGGCCTGGAAAGCAACACATGCACTGCGACTTTCCTGAAGCCTTGGTCCAAGGGCAACTTTAGTGATGTGGAGGTGACAGAGCTAGAAGAGATGTGCCATTTCTACATCATCGGATTTACTCAGATAGTACAGAATCGTCTCAGTGAATTTGAGTTGACATGTGAGTGTTGTTCTCTGACCTGAGCAGATTACCaatgatctctttctctctctcattctgactttctcgctctctctctctctctccctccctccctctctaggTTCATGATGCGACACCCCAGgatcttctctcctctttcccagtTAATCCAACTGTGCATACACACATCTCTAGAGCAGTCTTCCTCTTAGATTCCATATCTCCACAAGGTATTTCAGGTTCTTCCTGCTTCTTGCACCTTGTCTGATACAGAACTCCTTTTGTGTATAAATTTTCTTTCCTATACCCCAAGCAAGAAGCCCTTACTTTTCCTACCCTGTTCTTCAGTGAACTAAAGTAtgactttctttgttttcagtCCATCTCCTAAGCAtctcctgcctgctcctcctctAAATGTAATTCTCCCATTCATCCTGGAATGTGTACTTGCTCCTGACTTTACTGCCAGTTTTTTCACATtactttcctcttccttctcaccCACTGTACTTTATTACAACAGCCTTTTTCCATCACTTATGCTATGTTTACTTTTTCCCTGTTCTCTTCTATGGAAAGGTCTCTGAATAGCCTTGACTGGGTTACTCAGTGGTTAAGAGCACTATCCCAATATGTTAAGTTTGTAGGTTCAACCAtcagtcaaggcatgtagaaAATCAACCAATGTGTGCATATAGCTggaaaataacactggggaacaaaatttttgttgcatccaaaaAAGCACTTGTTCTTTCCTAATTCGAGTATGCTGagctcaaatctgacattagtttttctctgtaaactacagttttttttttgcaattcaaggttgtaggttttcatcttaatgtaaaattttcaacatttagtctTACATAAATGAAGTATtgatagaatgtcttcttgggcatcatctttgtgaaaatataataatttattatattaacatactaaaagatatgattgcatcagaatttgtctacaattttgaaatagaacatattaaaacacttattttaatcataaaatttgcgcaaaacttatttaaattctcttcaggcaaaaatttgcgtttgtagctcttgcgtttgtgtacttgttgaggacagtctcgtttgatgctccagcagtagtctgctcatcactaacagctccaagattttcaggaaacttatcaaggtgactgttcaggaagtgaatcttaacattcatgttacatctaatgtcatggaaagccaacagcatcctttaaaccagaagttcatagttctctgcttttttgttaccaaggaagttctttgtaactgccacaaaagactgccatgctgctttctcctccttattcatcttcctggcaaattcttcatcacatatgagggtttgaatttgaggtccattgaatacacctgcttttatcttctcgaaagacatggcaggaaaagcagaaatactatgttgaaagcattcactttttctattcaaagcctgaacaaactgcttcattaagccaagtttgatgtgaagtgggggaaaaatgatcctgtctcaattaactacaggttcatttacaatattttgcgTCCCACTTCCAGAACTTTACGTTTTAGCCACCCCTCTGTCCATTGTTTTTCCctagctcagctgtcccacaaacacagaaagcaaggatactctgtgaaacctctctgttgtcctagcagtaaatttaccattttaagatccacacaaaagatccagttatgctcctcatacttcagaaagtcgaggacaatttttatgtcattcttactaagtcattcaatttgggttggctaaactgctgaggggttaatgactgcttggcatcagaaggggacccttcagattctacaactatttcctcatgcatcttatcaaaatacacttgatcaccatgttcactttcttcatccttagaaaatataaaaccattgaaaactggaaccaggagtgtctcagagtgtgggataggtcatattgctgaagaaatattaggatctGAGATTGTATGCCCTTTTTTCTtactgatgccctttgtatggatcagacagaaataacagtcactgctatggtccttaggttcatgccaaaccatgggaataccaaaaggcatttctttacatttttcttttgtccagtcatgaagcatttcttcacaattatgacacacaatatgagaagcccaattcttgtcttgatcaccaaggggaactttaAAATAGGcagtatatgcatgtgtcacaaatgatgaaatattgtgcctttgacattgaagtgtgtaacagccacatataaaacagaaggtatcaggactattcttacatttacgcctactcaaagaagccatgattcaatcttaaaacaaaataagaaggtgttttatcagataataattttttacatttaaaaaaaactacaattatgtaaaaatgatgtttgtaaaacattaattgccttgaaGTTATGtgcaatccaagagtcattgccctttaactccaatttaaaaactaatgcataCCATtagctgtaacaaaaataaatttaaattgcataaaaactaaagcatgcaccaaaaaacggatttcagatttggaatcagtgatgcagagatatatagaaacagttctaaaacctcatgcaacagaaaatgaaaaattaattgttcccctttctctcccctccttccttccatctctgaaatcagtcaatcaataaaaatttaaaaaaaattaacaatctcTAAATACAGTCATACAGCACTTGAGAGTGAGGACATGTTCTGAGAAATACATTATTAGACAATGTTATTGTTGTGTAACTAAAACAGAGTACACTTAAATATATCTAGATAAGATAGCATTCCACACACCTAGACTATACAGTGTATTTTTTGCTTCAAGGCTAATATACTATACAGCACATTACTGCACAAAAACTATGtatctttaaataaaacagaagagtaAATTATGCTATTAAGTGATGCAGTAAACACGAGAAGTATAAGGCTACTATTGCCGGTATAACACAACAtacttttacaaaaattttttttgcaaatagGAAGCGtgcattctaaaataaaaattaaaaatataataaatacataaactagtCACATTACTTATTATCATTATCAGATATTATGTCCTGTACATATTTTACTGTTATTCTCCTATACAACTGGCTGCGCAGTGGTTTTTTACccccagcatcaccacaaacatatGAGCAACACTTTATGCTGTTAACAATGGACATGATGTCAGTACGCAATgggaatttttcagcttcattataATCTATGGGATTACACTCTTGTACATAGTTTATTATTCACTGAAAGTCATTATGTAGCACATGACAGTAGTGGAATGGCTTTTGGCTTCTCTCACATCTCAAACATTTCTGCTCACTCAAATCCAACGAGTAGGTttttttctccatccctttcctCTTTGTTGGCTTTTAaatacctttttctcttttttcttctatccAGATCCCTTTGAGTTCCAGGTTATAGCCGGCTGTGAGCTACATTCTGGGGAGACCACTGTAAGCTTCCTGAGGGGAGCTTTGGGAGGAGTGGATTTCCTGAGCTTCCAGAATAATTTGTGTGTGCCTGCTGCACAGGGCGGCAGCAGAGCACAGAGGTTTTGTGCACTTCTCCCTGAATACAGAGGTCTCCTTAATATCATAGAGACACTCCTCTCAAACACCTGTCCTCGATTTCTCTTGGGAGTTCTCGATGCAGGGAAGGCGGAACTGCAGAGACAAGGTTAGTCCTGTTCTCTCTCCAAGACTTTTCTGTGTCACTTTGCACAACCTGTAAATTTTATGGGAGTATTTTCCTAAGAGAGAGGAGCTTAATCAATAAATTTTGGGGTGTTACAAAGTTGTGGGTTTCTGATTCCCTGTGTTCTGGATAAGCATCATAATGTGACACTGTCCTCCTCCTTTCTGCCCCAGTGAAGCCTGAGGCCTGGCTTTCCAGTGGCCCCACTCCTCTGCCTGGTATTCTGCAGCTGGTGTGCCATGTCTCAGGATTTTACCCCAAACCCGTATGGGTGATGTGGATGAGGGGTGAGCAGGAGCATCCAGAAACTCATCAAGGTGACATCCTGCCCAATGCTGATGGGACATGGTATCTCCGAGTAACCCTGGACgttgtggctggggaggaggctaaCCTGAATTGCCGAGTAAagcacagcagcctgggaggccaGGACATCATCCTCCACTGGGGTGAGAAAGAACTGGACCTGGCCGGAAATGGGAGCAGATGGTCCACAAATGTGGAGGGAGGGGCGAGCAAAATGTGAGACTTAGTGGGTGTGACAGAGAAACAAGGAGTGATGGAGGgtgaaaaggaggaaaaacaagaggagaaagagatagatgacCTTGGCAGCAATATTCAACTGGTGTGTCacaggattttttaaaacacGCAGTACTTGATATATTTAGTCATGCGTGctgatctctttctttcttagattGCCATAttctaaaaaatgacaacagccaacacaataatatccatctggtgtgaatggataaaattttacttatttttttttcattcagtttaaaatacatttttgagggtgctacagaattttagtaattcatATGTATTATtagataaaagaaaattgaaaatcacAAACCTGttataaagaagataaaatttatgGGCCTATAAATTGGGTGACATGAGATGAGAAGAAATGATTGAAGATAGATAAGAATTAATGTGTTAGAGAATCTGAGAGGGGAAGTTGGAATTGCCTTTGCATCAAAAGCAGGTTGAGATGGAGCTGACAATCAGgtgtttttaaatcaaaattaaaaaacagtttgctgtttaaaaactattctttttcattttgcaagaaCTAGTTCGAAGTATGCACACTGAAATCCTAGACAGATGAAAATGCTGAGTTTGAGACTTtttgggggttggggaagggagatACAGCCTTTAAACTTCATGACAGTAGGTGagcaaaggaagagaaggagactCAGGAATGGGTATTTCAGtgacatctgtgtgtcttctttcaATTTTCAGGACATCTTACTTCCACCATGGTGATAATTTTGGCAATAATATTgcccactttcattcttttgataTGTCTTGCATTATGGTACTTGAGGCGAAGGtaagttatttaaaatctttctttttgtttacctGCCACTCttttataccatttttatttatttatatccatTCAGTCTCAATCtgcctttcatttgttttttaatttattgggttgacatggttcaccaaaccatataggtttcaagtgtacaactcaatataccaCCATCTGCACTCCGCattctgctccctctccccagctcagtctctctgctttcctactCTCCGTCTGCCTTCCTCCCCtacctctgcccccctcccctccctctgccctcctcccctacctccaccccctttctctctgactactgtcactctgttgtctgtatccatgtgttatctgtttatgttttgagctaatcccttcaccttctttgatccagtcccctcttcccctgtccctctgacagctgtccatctgctccctgtgtctctgcctctgcaCTTTCCCCCACTTCCCACCTATTTATGTAAATCTCTTTTTTAACTGTGGTGAAGTATGCATGACATGAAAGTTATTATCTCAGTCATTTCTAAATGCATAGCTTAACAGTATTAATTACACTTCCATTTTGTGTAGTTAATCTGTAGTACTCTTTTCATCTAGAAAAACTAAAGTTGTATATCCATTAAACAACATCTTGTCATTTCCTGGTCTTCTAGGACCAGACAACCAACATTCCACTTTCTGCCTATATAACTGTGACTACTCTACATACCTCATCTCAGCAGGATCATTATttggtgggtttttgtttttttttataactgggttactttatttagcataatgtacTTATGGTTCAGTTATGTGTAGCACGtgtcagaatttattttctttttaagaaagactgaataatattctattgtatttatataacctgtttgtttatctattcatctggcAATGGATATCTGGGTTGATTTCATCTTTTGGTCATTATGAATAATTCTGGTATGAAATGGGTGTACTAATATATCTTATGTAGAACTAAAACTGCTTGTGTTCTTAACAGGTCATATCAGAATTtccagtgagatttcatcatttctccattcctgtttggAATAAATACCAGATGACCAGAGGCTCAAGTTGTCAGCACAGGAGTCAATGTcatcatatttaataaaataactatcATATTTGAACAACTCAGAGTTTTCATAGGTTGtgagatatatcataatttacacaataggagaaaaagaattaagaactATAAGATGGTATCAATGATGAACTCCAACCAGATTTCAGAGATGTAAGATGAGAGAAAGAATGTATCTTATAATAGATAAAGTACAGTTGGTCCCCGACTGACATTTGTTTACTTTATAGTGGTGTGAAAGCAATACATATTTAGTACAAATGgtacttgaattttgattttttccttagCTACCAACGAGTCATGAGATCATGAGGATAAACCACAAATATTCTACTGTGTGTTTATTGTGTTAGATGATATTGCCCACATGTAGGCTAATGTGTTTTGAGCATGTTTAAGGTATGCAAAGCTTAGTTATACTATACAGTAAGCTACttacattaaatgttttttttatttttacttttaggggatagagggatagatagggacagacagactagaagggagatgagaagcattaactcaaaGTTGTAGCACATTTATTGCTCATTgaatgatttctcatatgtacctttactGGGAGGCTCTAGCTAAaactgtgaccccttgctcaagcctgcaatctTGGgcttaatccagtgacctttTAGGTctgccagtaaccatggggtcatgtgtatgatcccaacGCAAGCTTGTGACCTAGCGTTTAAactgatgagcctgcattcaagccagatgaacctatgctcaagctggtgaccttggggtttcaaacctaggtcttctgcatcccaggctgatgctctatccactgtactaccactgAGTCAGGTGCATTAAATGCTTTTTTGACATACGATACTTTCAATTTACAATGGATATTTTGGCATGTTTCTACATTGTAGATAAAGGAGCATCTGTATATAATTTAATGGTGAAGTATCTTTGTCTTCCTGTTTCAAACCACTTATTCTGCTTGTGCTGAAATAACCTTCGTCAAAGTAAGCTAACTTTAATTATACTGGAATACTTATGTTTGCAGAGATACCAATCATTTTAATGTGATTTCTCTGTCACTATCTAGATGACTTTCTAACCCTCAAGGCCATTTCTgatgcttcttcctccttccctagcTCTACATGGAAATACCTTTCCTTGTCTGGTGTCATGAAGAGATCCATTTCACTCAGTGTCCTCAACATAGCAgtgacttgtttttcttttgtatttgaaaGTCCCTTGAGGCCAAGCTTGTTCTAAATGGATTTATGGCAAGATTTTTAACTTGCATATGTATTGGTTCAGTAAAATTGTCTGAGTTGATATAGCTGCCATGTTAATAGGTTTCCTCAAAAttacttccttcctccttttattctttatatttgatattttacatttccctcttattatcaataaagtatttcttaaatagcaaatatatatgtatatataccatgTTCTCCATTTTTATGCCCTGAACCCCTCTGAAAAAACACCTTCATGCCCATACTATAACTAGAGTTTACCTAAAAGATTTATCTGAATATGATTCTGCTCCTCATTTCTTAGTGAGAATGAATGAGAAGTAGGATGTGTGATTGATAATAATACAAGGAAGttgttaaatacagtgtgtccataaagaaatggtgcacttttgaccagtcacaggaaagcaacaaaagacgataaaaatgttaaatctgcaccaaataaaaggaaaaccctcccagattctgtaggatgatgtggcagcatgtgcacatgtgcagatgatggcgtaacaccatgtatacagcagagcagcccacggccatgccagtcgagatgtggacggtacagaagaaagttcagtgtgttctgcggctcgctaaattcgaatccgtgaccaaagtgcaacgtgaatataggCGAGTTTAttatgaagtgccaccacatgggaataacattactctgtgggaaaagcagttgaaggaaaccggcagtttggccCACcaatcagtgacgagtctgtagaggctatacgggatagctacctaagaagccctaaaaaatctgtgcatgagcccacatcaaagtgcactgaataggtatgaaactggagagtttttcttttatttggtgcagatttcacatttctatgatcttttgttgctttcctgtgactggtcaaaagtgcaccatgattttacggacacactgtagtcaaGTCAGAATCAAGAGGACTTTTCTTGCCATCAGGGACTTTGAGATTTGTGGTGTATCAATTCATTTTGatctttgatttttatattttacttatctatttacttacttacttattttgtttattccagtggtaggattcagatCATTTCACAACAGGTTCTCTGCCTTAATTAGCatattaagtattaaaaaatgatataccaaaaggtagtttatgatttcatgcatttaatactaaaataagaacaacaaaagaggtacataaaact
It includes:
- the LOC136400731 gene encoding T-cell surface glycoprotein CD1b-like isoform X1; protein product: MLLLPLVLLTDLIPGADNKHGHKHALQGPTSFHVIQISSFVNNTSAQNQGSGWLEDLQIYGLESNTCTATFLKPWSKGNFSDVEVTELEEMCHFYIIGFTQIVQNRLSEFELTYPFEFQVIAGCELHSGETTVSFLRGALGGVDFLSFQNNLCVPAAQGGSRAQRFCALLPEYRGLLNIIETLLSNTCPRFLLGVLDAGKAELQRQVKPEAWLSSGPTPLPGILQLVCHVSGFYPKPVWVMWMRGEQEHPETHQGDILPNADGTWYLRVTLDVVAGEEANLNCRVKHSSLGGQDIILHWGHLTSTMVIILAIILPTFILLICLALWYLRRRTRQPTFHFLPI
- the LOC136400731 gene encoding T-cell surface glycoprotein CD1b-2-like isoform X2, with protein sequence MLLLPLVLLTDLIPGADNKHGHKHALQGPTSFHVIQISSFVNNTSAQNQGSGWLEDLQIYGLESNTCTATFLKPWSKGNFSDVEVTELEEMCHFYIIGFTQIVQNRLSEFELTYPFEFQVIAGCELHSGETTVSFLRGALGGVDFLSFQNNLCVPAAQGGSRAQRFCALLPEYRGLLNIIETLLSNTCPRFLLGVLDAGKAELQRQVKPEAWLSSGPTPLPGILQLVCHVSGFYPKPVWVMWMRGEQEHPETHQGDILPNADGTWYLRVTLDVVAGEEANLNCRVKHSSLGGQDIILHWGHLTSTMVIILAIILPTFILLICLALWYLRRSWSCQNIQ
- the LOC136400731 gene encoding T-cell surface glycoprotein CD1b-like isoform X3 — encoded protein: MLLLPLVLLTDLIPGADNKHGHKHALQGPTSFHVIQISSFVNNTSAQNQGSGWLEDLQIYGLESNTCTATFLKPWSKGNFSDVEVTELEEMCHFYIIGFTQIVQNRLSEFELTYPFEFQVIAGCELHSGETTVSFLRGALGGVDFLSFQNNLCVPAAQGGSRAQRFCALLPEYRGLLNIIETLLSNTCPRFLLGVLDAGKAELQRQVKPEAWLSSGPTPLPGILQLVCHVSGFYPKPVWVMWMRGEQEHPETHQGDILPNADGTWYLRVTLDVVAGEEANLNCRVKHSSLGGQDIILHWGHLTSTMVIILAIILPTFILLICLALWYLRRRSYQNFQ